TGTAACGAGTTGCGATTGTAATTGCCATAGATGGAATACCGTTTACAGAAACATGAATTGCGCCTGCATCTGTTCCGCCACCAGCTACAGAATCGTATTGGTATGGAATCTGTAATTCATCAGCAACATCAACAACGAAATTACGTAACCCTGTATGACCGATGACAGATGCATCATATAAAATGATTTGTGGTCCATCACCCATTTTACTTTGTGCTTCTTTCGCTGTTACACCTGGTGTATCACCAGCAATACCAACATCTACCGCGAACGCGATATCTGGCTTAATATAATTTGCAGACGTTTTCGCACCGCGGAGGCCTACTTCTTCTTGTACAGTTCCAACGCCATATACAACGTTTGGATGCTGTTCATCTTTTAATTGTTTTAATACGTCAATTGCAATTGCACAACCAATGCGGTTATCCCATGCTTTTGCAAGTAACATTTTTTCATTATTCATCACTTGGAATTCAAAGTAAGGTACAACTTGATCCCCTGGTCGTACGCCCCATTCCATCGCTTCTTCTTGACTAGAAGCACCGATATCAATAAACATATCTTTAATTTCAACTGGTTTTTTACGAGCTTCTGGCGGTAAAATGTGTGGTGGTTTTGAACCAATTACACCTGTTACATCACCTTTACGCGTTACGATTGTTACACGTTGTGCAAGCATAACTTGTGACCACCAGCCACCAACTGTTTGGAAACGAAGGAAGCCTTTGTCATCAATTTGCGTAATCATAAATCCAACTTCATCTAAATGACCAGCAACCATAATTTTCGGACCGTTTTCTTCCCCAACTTTTTTTGCAACTAAACTTCCTAAATTATCTGTAGAAAGTTCATCTGCAAACGGCTCGATATACTTCTTCATCACTTCACGTGGTTCACGCTCATTCCCCGCAATACCTCGTGCATCTGTTAATTCTTTTAGCATTGTCAATGTCGCGTCTAATTTTGTCATTGCCAACACCCTCCTTTTTCTTCAGTCACTTCATTATACAAAAGGAAATTGAAATATTCAAAAATTAACTTAGTATCCTTGTGTTTGACGCTGGTGGTTTACTTCGTTTTTATCTAAATACGCTTTTTCAATTTCTTCCTGATCAAATTCAAGTGCTTGTCCAAGGCGAAGATAGCTTGTAAATAATTCAATATAATTTGTAATAGATGGTTGATCTGTAAAACGAATTACTTTCGCATACGTGTCTAAGAAAATTTCAACCTGCGTCTTGTTCGTTTGCGCGCATTTATAGAATAAGAAGTTTTTATCAATCCCTAAATCAATTCCAATTGATAAAATGAAATGCAAACCATCTACATATTCTTCTAGTATGACTTCACGCTCAGATGCTGGCTTATTGCTCCAATATTTAAAGCAACGTGTTTCATTTGCAAGCTCTCCAATTTCTACAAGCAGCGCTAGCATTTTTTCTTTTAATAATTTCTTCGGCTGTAAATTGTGTTCTTTCGCAATACGATCATCTAATTCTTTTTGTAATTTAAATAGTTGTAGTAAGTCCATTCTATTGTCCTCCTCCAACATCGCATATTATGCAACAATGTTGTTTCATCTCAAAGTTCATTATCATTTTTTATTTCTTATTTAATAAGTCAGCTACCTACACCTTTACTTGGTAGCTTGTCCTTAATTTGCAAATACGTTTCAATCATCATCTATAAATTGTTTACATGATGAAAGGTCCATATCATCTTTCCATTATAGCAGTGTCGTTTCTACTAGGAAAGATGCCTTTCCTTATGAATGAGCGCAAACTAAAAAGTCAGGGGGATTCTCCCCTGACTTTCCATTCTATATTCTTCTATATCGCTATAGTTTTTATACTGATTTTGTCATATCGATAACGACACGTCCGTTACTCTTTCCTTCTTCCATTTCAGTGAAAATATCGTTGATTTCATGAAGATGGCGTGTTTCTATAATTGCTTTTACTTTCCCTTCTGCTGCAAATTGCAATGTCTCTTGTAAATCTTTTCTTGCCCCTACAATAGAACCGATAATCTTTACACCATTTAATACAGTATCAAATATTGGTACTTCCATCATTTCTGGCGGTAAACCTACTGCGACACATGCACCACCACGTCTAACGGAACGATACGCTTGATCAAACGCTGGTTTTGATACCGCTGTACAAATAGAAGGAATAGCCTTATCAATTATGGCAATAGTTCATGGAATATTTTGCAAATCATGGAATGACTACAATTAATATAAATAAAAAAACCTTAGAAGAAAATCTTCTAAGGTTTTTAAATAATTAGTTTAAGTTGTTTTTTGCAACTGTTGCTAATTCAGCGAAAGCTTTTTCGTCATGAACAGCTAAGTCAGCAAGCATCTTGCGGTTAACTTCGATGCCAGCATTTTTTAAACCGTGCATTAAGCGGCTGTAAGAAAGACCATTCATACGAGCTGCTGCGTTAATACGAGTGATCCATAATTTACGGAAGTCACGTTTCTTTTGACGACGGTCACGGAACGCATATAATAGAGACTTCATTACTTGTTGGTTAGCAACTTTGAATAAAGTATTCTTTGAACCGTAGTAACCTTTCGCTAGTTTAATCATTTTTTTACGACGTTTACGAGTAACTGTACCACCTTTTACTCTTGGCATAATATTACCTCCTAGTTTGTTCTATCTATAAACCGAACTTATTTTAAGTTGTCAAGCATTTGACGAATGCGTTTGAAGTCACCAGCGCTTACTACACCAGCTTTACGTAGTTTACGTTTAGCTTTTGTAGATTTGTTAGCGAATAAATGGCTTGTGTAAGCGTGTGAACGCTTAAGTTTACCAGATCCAGTCTTTTTGAAACGCTTTGCAGCGCCGCGATGAGTTTTTTGTTTAGGCATAGGTATTTCCTCCTCTATCTATTACTTATCGTTTTTCGGTGCTAAAACTAAGAACATACTACGTCCTTCCATTTTAGGCTTAGATTCGATTGTACTAACTTCAGCACAAGCTTCAGCGAAACGATCTAAGACACGTTGACCGATTTCTTTATGAGTAATGGCACGTCCTTTAAAGCGAATTGACGCTTTAACCTTGTCGCCCTTCTCTAAAAACTTGATAGCATTACGAAGTTTTGTGTTAAAGTCATGTTCATCGATTGTTGGACTTAAACGAACTTCTTTCATGCTAATTATTTTTTGATTTTTGCGCTGTTCTTTTTCTTTCTTTTGTTGCTCAAAGCGGAATTTACCGTAGTCCATAATGCGGCATACTGGTGGTTTCGCATTTGGAGCAACCAATACTAAATCAAGATTAAGATTTGCAGCTAAGTCTAAAGCGTCATTACGAGACTTGATTCCAAGTTGATCGCCATTTGCGCCAACTAAACGTACTTCACGTGCACGAATTTGCTCGTTAATCATCATATCCTTGCTAATAGTAAGCCACCTCCAAGGTTTTCTCAGAATATGTTTTGCAATCATAGAACCCGAACAAAAAAAGTGCGGGCATATGACACCCACACTTGTAATATCTTTAGTAAGAAATACATTTACCTGTTAACTGCGAATGCGTCATTCAGGTGAGAAGCGGGTGCTTCTACTTGTTCTACAAAACAATATTCTATTATCCTTGATGAGTTTACCATAGGACATGAAGTCTGTCAAGAAGACGCGACTTGTTTTACTAACAACAAGAAACATTGTAACAAACAACTTGCATACATGCAATACTTTTTTATGATAAGTATTGTATGGTTATTTTTTCTAGCTTTTCTTATTTATAATACATAAGAAAACCGCGGTATACCGCGGCTCTTTCTTATCGTTTTCCTTCTACTTTAATCATATCAACAAAAGCATCTAATGCGATTGTTTCTGATTTTTGCTCACCGTATTTACGTACGTTCACGCCATTTTCAGTAACTTCATTGTCACCTACTACAAGCATATACGGAATTTTTTGCATTTGCGCTTCACGGATTTTGTAGCCAATTTTCTCTTCACGAGTATCTACTTCAACACGGATACCAGCACGTTGTAAGTCTTCCTGTACTTTCTTCGCATAGTCTAAATGTACTTGCGGAGAAACTGGAATTACTTGCACTTGAACTGGAGCTAACCAAGTTGGGAATGCACCTTTGTATTCTTCAATTAAGAAGGCAACGAAACGTTCCATAGTCGATACAACACCACGGTGAATTACAACTGGGCGATGTTGTTTACCATCTTCACCAACGTAAGTTAATTCAAAGCGTTCTGGAAGTAAGAAGTCTAGTTGTACAGTTGAAAGTGTTTCGTCTTTTCCTAGTGCAGTACGAACTTGAACATCAAGTTTTGGACCGTAGAATGCCGCTTCGCCTTCAGCTTCATAGTACTCAAGACCCATTTCATCCATAGCTTCTTTTAACATACCTTGTGCTTTTTCCCACATCTCATCGTCAGCATAATACTTTTTAGTATCTTCTGGGTCACGGTAAGATAGACGGAATGAATAGTTTTCTAAACCGAAATCTTTGTACACTTCTAAAGTTAAGTTTACTACGCGCTTTAACTCTTCTTTAATTTGATCTGGACGAACGAAAATATGCGCATCATTTAAAGTCATTCCGCGTACACGTTGTAATCCAGATAGCGCACCAGACATTTCATAGCGGTGCATTGTTCCAAGCTCCGCAATACGAATTGGTAATTCACGGTAGCTGTGAATATCATTTTTATAAACCATCATATGGTGAGGACAGTTCATTGGACGAAGAACTAATTCTTCGTTATCCATTTCCATCGATGGGAACATACCATCACGGTAGTGATTCCAGTGACCAGAAGTTTCATAAAGCTCTCTACTTCCTAATACTGGAGTATATACGTGGTCATATCCTAGGCTTGCTTCTTTATCAACGATATAACGCTCAATAATACGACGGATTGTTGCACCTTTTGGTAACCAAAGTGGTAAACCTTGTCCTACTTTTTGGCTATTTGTAAATAGTTTTAACTCTTTACCTAATTTACGGTGATCACGCTCTTTCGCTTCTTCAAGCATACGTAAATGCTCATCTAATTCTGCTTTCTTCACGAATGCAGTACCGTAAATACGTTGTAGCATTTTATTATTGCTATCGCCACGCCAGTAAGCACCTGCAACGCTTAACAATTTAAATACTTTAATCTTTCCTGTAGATGGAAGGTGAACACCACGGCAAAGGTCGAAAAATTCGCCTTGTTCGTAAATTGAAATAACCGCATCTTCTGGAAGATCGTTAATTAAGTCTAATTTTAAGTCATCGCCAATTTCTTCGTAACGACGAAGCGCTTCAGCGCGTGGTACTTCATGACGAACGATTTCTAAGTTCTCATTCACAATTTTTTGCATTTCTTTTTCGATTTTTTTGAAGTCTTCAACTGTAATTGCTTCTTCCATATCGATATCGTAGTAGAAGCCGTTTTCGATTACTGGACCGATACCAAGTTTTACATCTTTATATAAACGTTTTAACGCTTGTGCTAAAAGATGTGCTGTTGAGTGGCGTAAAATATATAAACCATCTTCAGAATCTAATGTAATGATAGAAACCGCACCATCTTCTTCAATTGGTGTAGAAAGATCGATCATCTCATCATTTAATTTTCCAGCCACAGCTTTTTTCTTTAAGCCTGGGCTAATAGAAGCTGCGATTTCTTCAGTTGTTGTTCCTTTTGGGAACTCCTTCACAGCTCCATCAGGGAAAGTAATTTTAACTACATCTGCCATCACTGGTCACTCCTCTTTTTTTCAAAATAAAAAACACTCATCCCATAAAAAGGGACGAGTGTTGAATTCGTGGTTCCACCCTTGTTCCAATTAACTAAATTGTTAATTGCTCAAGTTCAACATAACGGTGTTGTCCGTTAGCAATTACTAGAAAAACGTTCACTGCTAAAGTTTAGAGGTGGTAAGTAATAAACCCGTACTAGGAAGCTCACACCCTAAGGCTTCCCTCTCTGAAAATCGTAGAAAATTACTCATGTCCTCATCATAACATTTCAATATATTTCATTTATGTAGGTAATTATATGCTCAAAAACTTAGAAAATCAAGGGCGTTACCCTTATTTTTTATTTTTTTCACGTTGCGTTCGAATTCATGCAACCCATGTAATTGTACGCGTTCTTGAAATACATTTCGAAGGGTAATAATCATATTATGATCTTGTTTTTTCGTATATAAATAAATCTTTTTCGGCGAAATAGAAAGAAGTGGTGCAATTACTTTTGCGTCGATATATACGTCCTTTTGATTTAATAATCCATCATCTATATATTGAACCAATCTCTCTTGTTTTAAACGTCGTCCTTTATCATCATAAAAAATAAAACTTTCATCAAAAACAAGATGCACACAAGATAAACGAGATTTCCGGTTACTCACTTGCTGCCTAAGCGTCTCAATAAACATTTGGTATTCTTGTTCCATTTTATACTCATCAATCGCAACTTCAGCCAGTCTAGCTATCATTTCTCTATATGTACGAAGGCGAAAACGAACGTATGAAGAAAATGAGAATGAAAGCGGATCATTAAGCCATCCTTTTAAAGAAGACATAACATAGGATTCAAATTTTTTACGTGTTAAATCACGAGCTACCTCTTTTCTTCTCCCCTTTAAAATCTCATGGGCCATATGCAATATTTGATGACATTCTTCTTGTTCTTCATAAAAAAACTTTTCCTTTAAAATTGCATGAATCCATTCATTTTGTTTTACATTCACAATAAAATAAAGCAGTACTGGCAATACAATCTTTTCGATATAATTCGATTCACATAACGGTATATGAATAACAACCTTTTGCTCATTTAAATACACACTCGTTTCCTTATATAGCGATTCCGTCCTTTTCATTAGTTGTCTATATACATACATAGCATCATTTTTTTCTTCGAAGCAAATTTCAATCACTTTTGTCCCCCCTTTTATCCCCGCTCTAAAGGATCCATAAATTACAAATCCTATAAGAGTCCGATCAGTGAAGGCTCATTCTTGGCAGAAATGCACATCTATTGTTAGAATCTTCACTCGATATTTCTTGCTAATTTTATATATATTAAGGGAGGGAGAAAAAAATGATACAAGCTCATATGAATTTTCAACAAACATTTTTTCATTGTATAATTTATCTATTATGTTAAATTAGCGATACAAATACAATATTCAAATACTCATTTGTGATGATTACATTAAAGGTCCTCTTCGTTATAAATAGCCCTACAGAGGGTTACCGAGAAATTACTATGAAACACACTAAAGAAGATTGGATATTCGCACAAATTCCCGCTTCTAAAGTCGGTATTTCTGGACAACCAGAATACTTTGATCTTATCTTCGCAAAGAAAACAACATATAATAAAAAAAGAGCAAGCTTAATGCTTGCTCTTTACGTATGACGACGATTTTTCCCGCCAATCGTAACAGGTTTCGCTAAATATTTAATACGCTCCATAATACGAGCCGCTTTCATTTCTTCTTCCTCACCGCGCTGCGTATACGTTAAATGATGTTCTAACTGTTTAAAATCAAAGTTAGATGTAAAGAACGTCGGTAAATTTTCGAGCATACGGAATTGTAGGATCGCGCCTAGGACATCGTCACGTACAAAACTTGACATTGCTTCTGCTCCAATATCATCTAGCATGAGTACTGGCACATGTTTTACCGCATCAATTTTCTCACTAATTGTATTATTTTGAAGAGAACTTTTAATTTCTCTCAAAAACTCTGGCAAGTATACAATCATCGAACTTACTTTCCTCTGTGCCAATTCATTCGCAATCGCTCCTAAAACGAATGTTTTCCCAACACCAAATGGACCGTGAAAATACACTGCCTGTACTTTTTTTCCTGGTTCATATTCGCTCAAGAACTCGTTCGCTGCACGAATCGCTTCAAATCGCTGACCATCAGATAAATCAAGAGAGGACATAGAAGCCTGCAATATATCTTTTGGCATATATACACTTTGAATAAGTTTCTCCTGTTTCTTTCTCTCATCATAAGCTACTTTCCTTACGCAGCGATCATATTGAATATCAATCATTTTACCTTGAATAACAAGTTTCGGTTCGTATCCTTGAATCATATTTTTACATGATTCTAAGTTAGGACAATCCGTGCACCCAACACTTTGTCCAATGTATTCATATAACTTCACAAGACTTCTTTCTATCATAGAAGTCGTTACTTCACCTTTATGTTCTTCCACAAACTCTTTCACACGCGGATGCGCCATCACCTCCGCTTTTAACACTTCATATCTATTTTTAAAATTTTTATTTTCCATTAACTTCGCAAATGAATTTTGAATATGCTCCATTTTTTTCACCTCAAAGAGCGTTCATTCTCTTCTATTAATCACGCTTATATTTTTTTAATTCTTCTTCTAATCGTTTTCGTTCATCATCTAACGTACTCGTATTTTGTTCCACACTCACATCATTTTGCACAATTTCTTTCGCTTGTTCTTTCGGCTCTTCTTTAAGCCAATCTGGTACCAATTCTTTTCGGACCGTTTTCTTTGCTGTACGGCCTTTCTTCTTCGTCTCAGCCCACTCTTGATATTGACGATTTTCTTCTTTCGCTAGCGCCATCGCGTCTGATACTGTACCGACCTTTTTTCGTGCCCAATGGCCAGCAATCTTCTCAACATATGTTTTAGCTAGTTTCATATCTGAGCGTAGCATAACGTAATAAATAAGTACATTGACAACACCTGGCGTCAATTTCTGACTAATCATTACGTCCTCAACAATTTGCAAATCAGCTTTCGTCGCCTCTGCACCACCTGAAATTTCTTTCAGCAATTGTTTTGGCGAAATTTCCTCTAGCTGTTTAATCAGCATCTCCTCTTGTGTAGATGGCTCTTTCTCTTTCATCGTACGCGCAGAATGAGGTTGCACTCTTTCACTTAGTACAGGTAGTGCTTGACCATTTTCAAATTGATACCAATCACGTGCTCCTTTTCGAAGCCTTTCAATATCAATTGTTTGTACCTCCGTCATTGCGCCAAGAACAATATTTTGCATGGATAGCACATCAACATCATACACATAAGCGAGTGTAATGACGCATTCACGCACTTGATCTGTAATTGCCTTTCTAGGAACGAGCGCTGATAATCCCTCTACAAATAAAGAAAAATCAAAGAAATCATTCCAAACTTTTGGAGTATTTCCCTTCTCGTTACTAGGCATAACTGTTGTCTTTGGAATACGCAGTTCCTCTTGCGCATGCTCAAACTGCCCTGGATTGAACGAGCCGAACACATCATTAAAAGAATGCGTAACATTTTCATATGAAGCAAAATCGAACTCTTCTTCTAAGAAATATTGCTTAACTTGATTGTATTTCGTCCGGCTCAGTCGATTGTATAAAAAGATACTCAAAACAATATCATCAAAAAATTGTTTTGGAGATAAAGGGGGCTGCAGTTCATATATAAACATTCGAATATCTTTTTCTTTCTTAATATATACGTTTAAAAGCCCAATTGCTTCTAACTTTATTCGCTCCTCATACACTTCTGGAAGCTGCATCTGCATTGTGACCATAAGAGAATGATGCGTATTCTCTTTCCCAAACACACGGTCTTGCTCTAGCTCTCCCCACAGCGTCATGTATAAGCTAAAGGCTTTGCTACCTACTAACGGCTGGTATAACATC
The DNA window shown above is from Bacillus clarus and carries:
- a CDS encoding M42 family metallopeptidase, whose product is MTKLDATLTMLKELTDARGIAGNEREPREVMKKYIEPFADELSTDNLGSLVAKKVGEENGPKIMVAGHLDEVGFMITQIDDKGFLRFQTVGGWWSQVMLAQRVTIVTRKGDVTGVIGSKPPHILPPEARKKPVEIKDMFIDIGASSQEEAMEWGVRPGDQVVPYFEFQVMNNEKMLLAKAWDNRIGCAIAIDVLKQLKDEQHPNVVYGVGTVQEEVGLRGAKTSANYIKPDIAFAVDVGIAGDTPGVTAKEAQSKMGDGPQIILYDASVIGHTGLRNFVVDVADELQIPYQYDSVAGGGTDAGAIHVSVNGIPSMAITIATRYIHSHAAMLHRDDYENAVKLIVEVIKRLDKETVHNITFN
- a CDS encoding dUTP diphosphatase, whose amino-acid sequence is MDLLQLFKLQKELDDRIAKEHNLQPKKLLKEKMLALLVEIGELANETRCFKYWSNKPASEREVILEEYVDGLHFILSIGIDLGIDKNFLFYKCAQTNKTQVEIFLDTYAKVIRFTDQPSITNYIELFTSYLRLGQALEFDQEEIEKAYLDKNEVNHQRQTQGY
- the rplT gene encoding 50S ribosomal protein L20 — its product is MPRVKGGTVTRKRRKKMIKLAKGYYGSKNTLFKVANQQVMKSLLYAFRDRRQKKRDFRKLWITRINAAARMNGLSYSRLMHGLKNAGIEVNRKMLADLAVHDEKAFAELATVAKNNLN
- the rpmI gene encoding 50S ribosomal protein L35, with protein sequence MPKQKTHRGAAKRFKKTGSGKLKRSHAYTSHLFANKSTKAKRKLRKAGVVSAGDFKRIRQMLDNLK
- the infC gene encoding translation initiation factor IF-3 — encoded protein: MMINEQIRAREVRLVGANGDQLGIKSRNDALDLAANLNLDLVLVAPNAKPPVCRIMDYGKFRFEQQKKEKEQRKNQKIISMKEVRLSPTIDEHDFNTKLRNAIKFLEKGDKVKASIRFKGRAITHKEIGQRVLDRFAEACAEVSTIESKPKMEGRSMFLVLAPKNDK
- the thrS gene encoding threonine--tRNA ligase produces the protein MADVVKITFPDGAVKEFPKGTTTEEIAASISPGLKKKAVAGKLNDEMIDLSTPIEEDGAVSIITLDSEDGLYILRHSTAHLLAQALKRLYKDVKLGIGPVIENGFYYDIDMEEAITVEDFKKIEKEMQKIVNENLEIVRHEVPRAEALRRYEEIGDDLKLDLINDLPEDAVISIYEQGEFFDLCRGVHLPSTGKIKVFKLLSVAGAYWRGDSNNKMLQRIYGTAFVKKAELDEHLRMLEEAKERDHRKLGKELKLFTNSQKVGQGLPLWLPKGATIRRIIERYIVDKEASLGYDHVYTPVLGSRELYETSGHWNHYRDGMFPSMEMDNEELVLRPMNCPHHMMVYKNDIHSYRELPIRIAELGTMHRYEMSGALSGLQRVRGMTLNDAHIFVRPDQIKEELKRVVNLTLEVYKDFGLENYSFRLSYRDPEDTKKYYADDEMWEKAQGMLKEAMDEMGLEYYEAEGEAAFYGPKLDVQVRTALGKDETLSTVQLDFLLPERFELTYVGEDGKQHRPVVIHRGVVSTMERFVAFLIEEYKGAFPTWLAPVQVQVIPVSPQVHLDYAKKVQEDLQRAGIRVEVDTREEKIGYKIREAQMQKIPYMLVVGDNEVTENGVNVRKYGEQKSETIALDAFVDMIKVEGKR
- the ytxC gene encoding putative sporulation protein YtxC; the protein is MIEICFEEKNDAMYVYRQLMKRTESLYKETSVYLNEQKVVIHIPLCESNYIEKIVLPVLLYFIVNVKQNEWIHAILKEKFFYEEQEECHQILHMAHEILKGRRKEVARDLTRKKFESYVMSSLKGWLNDPLSFSFSSYVRFRLRTYREMIARLAEVAIDEYKMEQEYQMFIETLRQQVSNRKSRLSCVHLVFDESFIFYDDKGRRLKQERLVQYIDDGLLNQKDVYIDAKVIAPLLSISPKKIYLYTKKQDHNMIITLRNVFQERVQLHGLHEFERNVKKIKNKGNALDFLSF
- the dnaI gene encoding primosomal protein DnaI, whose protein sequence is MEHIQNSFAKLMENKNFKNRYEVLKAEVMAHPRVKEFVEEHKGEVTTSMIERSLVKLYEYIGQSVGCTDCPNLESCKNMIQGYEPKLVIQGKMIDIQYDRCVRKVAYDERKKQEKLIQSVYMPKDILQASMSSLDLSDGQRFEAIRAANEFLSEYEPGKKVQAVYFHGPFGVGKTFVLGAIANELAQRKVSSMIVYLPEFLREIKSSLQNNTISEKIDAVKHVPVLMLDDIGAEAMSSFVRDDVLGAILQFRMLENLPTFFTSNFDFKQLEHHLTYTQRGEEEEMKAARIMERIKYLAKPVTIGGKNRRHT
- a CDS encoding replication initiation and membrane attachment family protein, whose protein sequence is MEKQSWMELLPIDRYKVSAKGLLHHYDRKVLTMLYQPLVGSKAFSLYMTLWGELEQDRVFGKENTHHSLMVTMQMQLPEVYEERIKLEAIGLLNVYIKKEKDIRMFIYELQPPLSPKQFFDDIVLSIFLYNRLSRTKYNQVKQYFLEEEFDFASYENVTHSFNDVFGSFNPGQFEHAQEELRIPKTTVMPSNEKGNTPKVWNDFFDFSLFVEGLSALVPRKAITDQVRECVITLAYVYDVDVLSMQNIVLGAMTEVQTIDIERLRKGARDWYQFENGQALPVLSERVQPHSARTMKEKEPSTQEEMLIKQLEEISPKQLLKEISGGAEATKADLQIVEDVMISQKLTPGVVNVLIYYVMLRSDMKLAKTYVEKIAGHWARKKVGTVSDAMALAKEENRQYQEWAETKKKGRTAKKTVRKELVPDWLKEEPKEQAKEIVQNDVSVEQNTSTLDDERKRLEEELKKYKRD